The stretch of DNA ACTGTTTTTCCTCCTGTTGTAGGAACATAATCAATCATATATACAACAGTCTTTTCAGCGGAGTCAATCACTGCTTTTGCTCCTTTCATGCCTTTCATATGATCCGCTTCAATCACTACTTGATCTCCAGGCTTCAGTTCCTTATCTCCGGCATCTTTTATTTCCTGCTGAATGACCCATTTATGATTTTCAACCCTTTTACCGCCAGTAGTGGGGTCATAGGAAACAACATATGCCGTGGTATCAAACGCTCCAACAATTGTTGCTTCTGCACCCTTCATGCCTTTCATATGATCTGTTTCGATCATTGCCTTGCTGCCAACAGGGTATTTGGGGTTTTGAGCTTTCTCAAGTCCTTTAGGGATTTCTCCTGACTCGGAATGTTCCATCCCGCTATGGCCTTCTTCCATATTTGAATCGGCCATCTCCGAACTTTCTTCTGTTTTCTTCTGATCTTCAGCAGTCTGCTGCTTTTCCTCTTCTTTGTCATTTGCCCCATCATTATTTTGCCCGCATGCTGCAAGCACTAACATCAGAACCAAAACAATCCCATAACCGAGCTTTTTCAAATTCATCACCTCAATATCAAATTTCAATTCCATGCCAAATAAACAAGCCATCTGCCTCAGGTAAACATGTTCCCTAATTTCGCCCGTGCTCTTCCCAGACCTTTTCCTTTTTTAATCATTCTTTCCACCATCACATCGCTTATACAAGGCATCGGGCTGCCTTTCTTACAATTACTAACTATATAATTGGACAAAGAATCTATATCATTTATGTAAAACTGCAAAGATTTTGTCCAATAACATTTCTTCATGAAAAGATTTCCACGTTGGAAGGAAGATTAAACATTTCTTTATCTTTTATAAATAAACGCTGGAGAAAAAAACTGTTTGGGATTCGTCCTTTATAATCTTTATTATTGCTTACCATTCCAATGATAGATTATTTGCACAACGCCGGAAGAGAACGTTCTTGTCTTCACCATTTTTAAATTTATCCTCTGTTTTATATCGCTAAATAACGGTTTTCCTTCTCCCAGAACAACAGGGTGAATGGATAATCTAAATTCATCAACAAGCCCTAAATTTATAAACGCTGTCATAAGACTGGCTCCGCCATACAGCCAGATGTCTTTACCAGGCCTTTCCTTCAATTTATTTACTTCTTCAAGAATATTATCATTTATAAATCTTGCTTGATTATCCGTCCCTTTCTGCGTTCTGGAAAACACATATTTCTCTTTACTATGAACCAGCTCCCAAATTTCCTTTTCGATATCAGCGTCTTCATTTTTTGGAATATATTGTCCCCACAAGTCATAGCTTTTTCTGCCGTATAAAATAGTATCAATTTGATTCAGGAAATCAGTAAACCCCATATCAGGGTCCATAACGCACCAATCAACTTCCCCATTTTTTCCTTCAATAAAACCATCTAAAGTGACTGCTAAATCTAATATTACTTTTCTCTGTTTTGTGTTGTTTGTCATAGCTCTTCTTCCTTTTCAGTTTTTCATTAACTAATCAACAAGTGAGGATTCAATATAGCGTTTATCCCATTGGAAAGCTGTTGTTTTAACGTAAGCTCACATTCGTAATGTTCTCCTGCTATTTGTTCCCAGGGTAATATAGCAAGATTTCAGCAATCTATCAAATATTTACATTTTCCATTAAAAGAGTTCATTCCTTCTAAGTGCTTCTGTTTATTTATGAGGGAGCCGGTACTCATGCTGGACCTTGGTATTTGGTAAATAAATACTAAATCTACTGTTCAGCCCGCAAAATGCTTTTTTTCCACTCCAAATACAAGCCGAATTTCACATCGAATGCAGGACAATGAAAGCCTTATACGATGCATATTTGAGCCTCTCCCAAGGAGTGATGTTCTCAACAAAGGGCTTTTTCTTGATGAAATCTCTTTCTATTTAATGCTATCAGACTTTAACAGCGAAGACACAGAGTAAAAGTCACCTTCAAAAATTTTTTGTATATTTGCCCAGTCTTTAGACGAGCCGAGCATAACCGTGATTTATACCGATCTTTTTTCCATCCGGCAAACAGAAATTTGGAATCGCTGTACGAACCAGTCAGTCTGAAAGAGTGCTGGATCAGCGCAGCCATGCCGTCAATTCCTTTGCGCATATTGTTTTTCCCCCAAAGTTAATGGTTATTGAGACATGAGAAAAGCACCTCGTTGTAGTTAATATATATTCCATATATCAATCTGCTTCTACTTTTTAGTCTAGCATCCCCCTTCCTTCTTTTATGGGTAATTTTATGCTAAGATTACTATTATCCATATTTAACATTTTCTCCCTTCACAATTCTTAGTTTTGAACAAATCCAAGAATACGGGATCGCGTGCTGAAAGCGACCAACTTTAAGTTTAGAGCCTGCAATGGAGTAAAGATCTGTTAGAAATGGAGCATTTATAAAATGAGGAGGCTCACTAAGGGCAAAGACTCAATGAATGTGGTTGTGGTGAAACACTCATCAAGTGGAATGAAGAGTGATATTCTTTATCTATTTTCTCATTTATCTTGTTCGCAGAAGCCGAACTAATTGAATGTGTTAGCAGAATCCATTCAGTAACGTATACAGTCAAATTTTGATACTTTTAAAAAAGGAGGCGTTTTTTATGAAAATCTCAGAAGTTAATTGGTTTGATATAGCATTTCAGGTTGGTTGGTTAATTTTTATAGTGGCATTAATTTTTCTTATATATAATTTTTTCAAAAAGAGAAAAACGAATTAGAAATCAATGTTGTAAAAAATAAAAACCATTACTTTTAGCAAATAATGCTTGCTAATTAAGTGATGGTTTTACTTTTTTTTATGCAGGTTTCAACCCGAACTTTCGTGTAGAGAGTGACCAATCCTCACCTCTCTGGCTATTAGCTGGGGAGGTATTTCAATCCACACTCTCATGTAGAGAGTGACCCTAGCTGAAATAAGACGCGCAATCGCCAGCAAGATTTCAATCCACACTCTCATGTAGAGAGTGACGCCTTTGCCTAGCACTTTTCCGTCTTCGTATCCCCATTTCAATCCACACTCTCATGTAGAGAGTGACGCATAAATAGCTAAAAAACCAGCCAATTTAACAGAATTTCAATCCACACTCTCATGTAGAGAGTGACAGCTTCGGAAGATCGCTTAAACTCACTTTAGTTTCATTTCAATCCACACTCTCATGTAGAGAGTGACCAGCGCGGGCATCCTCAGCTGATACTCCGAAGGTACATTTCAATCCACACTCTCATGTAGAGAGTGACTCGGTGGTTAGCGACTTTGTATAATAGGTAAACCAATTTCAATCCACACTCTCATGTAGAGAGTGACTATTTTTTACGATCTTAATAAATTCTTTATCGAATTTCAATCCACACTCTCATGTAGAGAGTGACGGTAATTAATCATGACACACTTTGTCTGATCACTATTTCAATCCACACTCTCATGTAGAGAGTGACTGTCTCCTTATATAGAAGAGATTCCGGCGAAAAAATTTCAATCCACACTCTCATGTAGAGAGTGACTTTAGCTTTATGCGCAACCCACTCAAAATGCTTTCATTTCAATCCACACTCTCATGTAGAGAGTGACTTCTTATCTTCCGGTGCTTCGTAATCCTCTCGTGATTTCAATCCACACTCTCATGTAGAGAGTGACTGAGTCAGTTGATATAATATTGCGTACAACGATGATTTCAATCCACACTCTCATGTAGAGAGTGACATATTCCAAAATTTCAACTTCCAGCACCTTTATTATTTCAATCCACACTCTCATGTAGAGAGTGACAGCGAGATATGGTAGCCTCGCCTACTAAGCATACTATATTTTGTGTTAACTGAAAATGATTTAACTGGCCTTTCGTGGATTTTCCTCTAAAAAGGAGAAAAAAGAGTGCGAATCCCCCTGGTTTTTTATGTGAGCTTGGGGTTCGCACCATGCTATTATACGTCCTGATGGTGATCCATTAGACGACACTGTTTTTTTTATCTATTGTCCTTGCAATCTCTATAAATAGCATTTCATTATTTATTACTTATTGATCTCTATATTTTAGTACACTCAAAAAAAGAGCTTTAATTAGCAAAACTAATTAAACTGCTCTTCTCCATAAATACTTATAGAAACAATAAGTTCATCTATTCTTATGAATACTGAATGTTGACGGAATCTAGCTATGGTTACTGTGGCATAACCGATTGTTTAGGATGCCTTAGTTGGCCTATTGCCCCCTCATTAGTTCAAAATGGTAGGATATAGCCGATAGAGCGTAAAGCGGTGCTGTTTCAGTCCGCAGTATTCTCGGCCCGAGCCCGCACGGAATGAATCCGCTGCTTTTAAGCTGCTCCGCTTCTTTTGTAGAAAATCCGCCTTCCGGTCCAAAAATAATCAGCAATTTCTCTCCGGGCTGCACCTCGGCTAGGGCTTGGCAGAAGGCCTTCTTCTCGCCTTGCTTCGCCTCTTCCTCGTAGGCGAATAATTTATGGGAATAGCCTTTTCCTATTTCGATCATTCCCTCGAGGTTCACCGGCTTAGACACATCCGGTATGCGGTTTCGATGGGATTGCTCAGCGGCTTCCTTTGCAATCTTAGCCCAGCGCTCTTTCTTTTTCTCCGCCTTCTTTTCATCCCACTTGACGATGGAACGATCCGCATGAAAAGGGATAAACAGGCTGGCTCCCAGTTCCGTTCCCTTTTGAATGACAAGCTCCAGCTTATCCCCTTTCGGCAAGCCGCTCCCAATGGCGACATCAATCGGCAGCTCCTTCTTATCATGAATCCACTCTACTATACAAGCCAGCGCATAATCATCGGAAAATTCCTCAATCTCTGCTGTTGCGGCTTCTCCGTCGGGAAAAACGACGTATACATGGCTGCCTATTTCCATGCGCATGACCCGCGATAAATGATGGAAATCTTCTCCTGTGATTTTGACGGGCTGACCGTCAGCTGGCCGTTCATTTACAAAATAACGCTGCAAGACTGTCACCTCGTCTTCTATCATTTTAATAACTGATGCATACAGTCAGGAATTCTTTTTGGCAATAATGGCCACCCAGTCTTCCATCCACATCGTCTCTTCGATTTCAAATCCATTCGCTGCAATCGCATCTTTTACTTCTTCGCGCTTTTGCCCGATGATTCCAGAAGAAATAAAGTAGCCGCCCGGCTTTACGATTTGAGCTACTTCATGTGTAAACGACATGATTACCTTAGCCAAAATATTCGCTACTACTATATCCGCTGGGTCATGAATGCCATCCAGCAGGTTGTTCTGAGCCACGGTCACTTTGTCCTCTACGCCGTTCAGCCTGATGTTCTCCTTAGCCGCTGCAACCGCAACCGCATCCAGATCCAAAGCGGTCACTTTCTGCGCTCCAAGGAGAGCTGCTCCTATGCTCAGCACGCCTGAGCCTGTGCCGACATCCACGACATAATCACCAGATTTCACGAAGCGTTCCAGCGCTTGCAAGCACATTACCGTAGTCGGATGAGTGCCCGTGCCAAAAGCCATCCCGGGATCCAGCTCAATAATCAGTTCATCTGTGCTAACCGGCCGGTAATCTTCCCAGGTAGGAACGACAGTGA from Bacillus xiapuensis encodes:
- a CDS encoding YdhK family protein, with product MNLKKLGYGIVLVLMLVLAACGQNNDGANDKEEEKQQTAEDQKKTEESSEMADSNMEEGHSGMEHSESGEIPKGLEKAQNPKYPVGSKAMIETDHMKGMKGAEATIVGAFDTTAYVVSYDPTTGGKRVENHKWVIQQEIKDAGDKELKPGDQVVIEADHMKGMKGAKAVIDSAEKTVVYMIDYVPTTGGKTVKNHKWVTEDELSPVK
- a CDS encoding dihydrofolate reductase family protein; protein product: MTNNTKQRKVILDLAVTLDGFIEGKNGEVDWCVMDPDMGFTDFLNQIDTILYGRKSYDLWGQYIPKNEDADIEKEIWELVHSKEKYVFSRTQKGTDNQARFINDNILEEVNKLKERPGKDIWLYGGASLMTAFINLGLVDEFRLSIHPVVLGEGKPLFSDIKQRINLKMVKTRTFSSGVVQIIYHWNGKQ
- a CDS encoding 16S rRNA (uracil(1498)-N(3))-methyltransferase; protein product: MQRYFVNERPADGQPVKITGEDFHHLSRVMRMEIGSHVYVVFPDGEAATAEIEEFSDDYALACIVEWIHDKKELPIDVAIGSGLPKGDKLELVIQKGTELGASLFIPFHADRSIVKWDEKKAEKKKERWAKIAKEAAEQSHRNRIPDVSKPVNLEGMIEIGKGYSHKLFAYEEEAKQGEKKAFCQALAEVQPGEKLLIIFGPEGGFSTKEAEQLKSSGFIPCGLGPRILRTETAPLYALSAISYHFELMRGQ
- the prmA gene encoding 50S ribosomal protein L11 methyltransferase; the protein is MKWSEISIQTTNEAVEAISNILHEAGASGVVIEDPFELERERKDQFGEIYQLDPGDYPEEGVIVKAYLPVSSFLNETVEGIADSIKNLTAYHIDIGQNVMKVTEVNEEDWATAWKQYYNPVKISEKFTVVPTWEDYRPVSTDELIIELDPGMAFGTGTHPTTVMCLQALERFVKSGDYVVDVGTGSGVLSIGAALLGAQKVTALDLDAVAVAAAKENIRLNGVEDKVTVAQNNLLDGIHDPADIVVANILAKVIMSFTHEVAQIVKPGGYFISSGIIGQKREEVKDAIAANGFEIEETMWMEDWVAIIAKKNS